In the genome of Mucisphaera calidilacus, one region contains:
- the dut gene encoding dUTP diphosphatase yields the protein MNPDAISVELKWLAHGEGLPVPTYGTEHAAGMDLHAAVAEDESVTLAPGGGIELIPCGFSMAVPVGYEAQVRPRSGLAVKFGISMPNAPGTIDADYRGEVCVPLINHGPEPFVVERGMRIAQMLVLPVPRVSWSVVDDLCATTRGQGGFGHTGV from the coding sequence ATGAATCCAGACGCCATCAGTGTTGAACTCAAGTGGCTCGCGCACGGCGAGGGCCTGCCGGTCCCCACCTACGGCACGGAGCACGCCGCCGGCATGGACCTCCACGCTGCCGTGGCTGAGGACGAGTCGGTAACCCTTGCGCCGGGTGGCGGTATCGAGTTGATCCCCTGCGGGTTTTCGATGGCCGTGCCCGTCGGCTACGAGGCGCAGGTCCGCCCGCGCTCGGGCCTCGCCGTCAAGTTCGGGATCTCGATGCCCAACGCCCCGGGCACGATCGACGCCGACTACCGAGGCGAGGTGTGCGTGCCCCTGATCAACCACGGCCCGGAGCCCTTCGTGGTCGAGCGTGGCATGCGGATCGCCCAGATGCTGGTGCTGCCGGTGCCGCGGGTGAGCTGGTCGGTCGTCGATGATCTCTGCGCGACCACACGCGGCCAGGGCGGGTTCGGGCACACGGGGGTGTGA